Sequence from the Maribellus comscasis genome:
ATGCCGGAGGTTCAACGGCTGGTGGTGAAGGATTAAAACTGGCTTATAAAATTGCCAGTAATCATTTTATTGAAGGTGGAAATAACCGCATCATTTTGGCCACCGACGGTGATTTTAACGTTGGCGTTTCCAGTACTTCAGAAATGGAAAGGCTGGTAGAAAAAGAGCGTGAAAGCGGCATTTTTATGTCGGTACTGGGTTTTGGAACCGGCAATATTAAAGACGATAAAATGGAAGTTATTGCAGACAAAGGCAATGGAAATTATTCGTATATCGACAATATTCAGGAAGCGCGGAAAGTATTTATTTCTGAGTTTGGCGGAACCCTTTTTACCATTGCAAAAGATGTAAAATTTCAGCTGGAATTTAATCCGAAACAGGTAAAATCTTATCGGCTGGTTGGATATGAAAATCGTTTGCTAAACGACGAAGATTTTAACGACGACACTAAAGATGCCGGTGAAATGGGAGCCGGGCACACGGTTACAGCGCTGTATGAAATTATTCCCGCAGGTTCAAACAGTGCAACTCCGTCGGTTAATCCATTAAAATACCAGGAGTCAAAAACAGTTTCCGGGAAGTACAATAATGAATTACTTACCATAAAATTACGTTACAAAGAACCGGACGGCGGGAAAAGTAAACTGCTTGAACAAGCCATCTCAAACAAAATTGAGAAAAATACATCCAATGATTTTCGTTTTTCTGCTGCGGTCGCTTCCTTCGGAATGTTGTTGCGAAATTCCGAATTCAAAGGAAACACATCCATCGATTCGATTGTGAAATTGGCAAAAAATGCAAAAGGCGAAGATGATAACGGATATCGTTCAGAATTTATTCAGCTGGTAAAAACGGTGGACGATTTGCATCTTGTGGCCGAAAAATAATACTTGATTTCTAATTGTTTCTAACTTGTTTTCAAAAGCATCGTCTGCAGAGGCGGTGCTTTATCAGGTTAAGCAATCATTCGATTTGAAACTCATTTGAATAAAAGGAATGGTACCCTTCTCCGTGTTTGATTATAAAGCTGTACTCAATTCTATAAATTCCTTTTTCAAAATTTAAATTCAACGTATCCAGGTATATTTCCTTTGCGTCGAGGCCATTACAGCACCACGAGGAATATCCGTTGCAAATTGGCCCCCAAAATCCGGTCCACTCATTATTACTATATTTTAATACCGAGGGTGGAATCCCGTCGTAAGAACTACATTTATAGTAACTGATTTCGTCTGCGTAATTATTAGAAACTTTAATCAGGACGTTCTCTTTTGTACTGTATTTTTCTTTATCCGTTTCTATAACAACATCTTTGTAAAAGTCATCTTCTTTGTTGCAACTGAAACTGAAAATAAATAAGCTTAACAGCAGGTAATAGCGCGGTTTCATAACCGTTTGATTTTGAAAAAGATGTTTGGCTGGTAGTTTTGGTTGCGTTAGATTCAAAAAAGATAAATGATATTGAGTTTTGTTTGTTAAAGGCTTTGAATTGCCTTCGTAAGAAATGAAGTTTTTACAATTTTAGCATGGTAAATGAAATTATTAACATTACTACAGCTACAATTGCACCTCCAATAAAAGCTGTTCCGGTTCCTCCCAGAGCATAAAAAAAACCGATTATAATTGGTCCGGTGGTTTGCCCAAGCCGCAAAACCATACTGTTTATCGACATAAAACCTGCACGCTCTGTAATCGGGGCAAAACCTACCAGTAAAGTTTGAACTCCGGGAATAATCATACCGTGAGCCATTCCGAAGGTAACAATTGGGAAAAGTAATTTCCACCATTCATCGGCAAAGGAAAGTAAGAGCATTGAAACAAGATACAAAGTAAAGCCAATTTGTAGCTGTACTTTAGGTTTTAGAATTTTGTTTATTCTTTTTAGTTGGGAAGAAGTTATGGCAGTAACAACAGAAAAACCCGACATAAACAGCCCGATTTGAAGTGAACTTGAGTTCATCCTCTCAGTCATCAGTTGCGGAAAGTAGGAAAGATAAGCTCCGTATAAAATTACAAACAAAAGAACGTTCAGAATAAAAAGTCCCCATACTGTTTTTTGATTGACATTTTTCCAGGTTCTTTTCAAATAATCAGCAAGGTTTTGTTTTTTATCGGGTTCAGGATTTTTTAACCAGAATATTACCATGAAAGCAGTCGGAACTCCAAGCAAAGCCAAAAGAAACGGAAACTGCCACCCGGCCATTGCAAGGGCGCCGCCAACTGCCGGGTAAGTTGCTGTGCCAATGCTTAAAACACTGGCGTTGTATCCCATTATTTCACCCCTTTTCGGACCGCTAAAAAGGTCTCCGATTAAAGTCACATTCAACATGCCGAGAGACGCTGCTCCAATTCC
This genomic interval carries:
- a CDS encoding MFS transporter, whose amino-acid sequence is MQRKNLTVIFLSTLIAVMGVASITPAFPSIIKHFGITPMQVTLLITVFTFPGIFLAPVIGVLADNFGRKTILIPSLFLFGLAGLACFFTKNWHILLVLRFFQGIGAASLGMLNVTLIGDLFSGPKRGEIMGYNASVLSIGTATYPAVGGALAMAGWQFPFLLALLGVPTAFMVIFWLKNPEPDKKQNLADYLKRTWKNVNQKTVWGLFILNVLLFVILYGAYLSYFPQLMTERMNSSSLQIGLFMSGFSVVTAITSSQLKRINKILKPKVQLQIGFTLYLVSMLLLSFADEWWKLLFPIVTFGMAHGMIIPGVQTLLVGFAPITERAGFMSINSMVLRLGQTTGPIIIGFFYALGGTGTAFIGGAIVAVVMLIISFTMLKL